One segment of Anastrepha obliqua isolate idAnaObli1 chromosome 3, idAnaObli1_1.0, whole genome shotgun sequence DNA contains the following:
- the LOC129240315 gene encoding spectrin alpha chain isoform X1, which translates to MENFTPKEVKILETVEDIQERREQVLSRYNEFKIETRQKREKLEDSRRFQYFKRDADELESWIHEKLQAASEESYRDPTNLQAKIQKHQAFEAEVSAHSNAIVSLDNTAQEMINQQHFASETILRRLDELHRLWELLLNRLAEKGQKLQQALVLVQFLRQCEEVMFWIKDKEAFVTADEFGQDLEHVEVLQRKFDEFQKDMASQEYRVNEVNQLADKLVQDGHPERETITKRKEELNEAWQRLKQLAIVRQEKLFGAHEIQRFNRDADETVAWIAEKDVVLSSDDYGRDLASVQTLQRKHEGVERDLAALEDKVSTLGAEALRLCSIHADHSDQIRDKQAEIANYWQSLTAKARERKQKLDESYFLHRFLADFRDLVSWINGMKAIISADELAKDVAGAEALLERHQEHKGEIDAREDSFKLTTESGRKLLEREHYAAAEIQEKLAALENDKSSLLSLWEDRRILYEQCMDLQLFYRDTEQADTWMAKQEAFLANEDLGDSLDSVEALIKKHEDFEKSLAAQEEKIKALDIFATKLIDGQHYAADDVAQRRQMLLARRSALQEKSARRRQLLEDSNRYQQFERDCDETKGWISEKLKFATDDSYLDPTNLNGKMQKHQNFEHELNANKSRIEDITTVGTELIEKKHYASDQINTRMQEIVVLWETLVQASDKKGCKLHEACQQQQFNRTIEDIELWLSEIEGQLLSEDHGKDLTSVQNLQKKHALLEADVMAHQDRIESIKVAANKFIESGHFDADNIRNKEANLSERYAALAAPMAERKQHLLDSLQVQQLFRDLEDEAAWIREKEPIAASTNRGRDLIGVQNLIKKHQAVLAEINNHEPRLLNVISSGENMLKEQPFASEDIRQRLDALQEQWNTLKEKSNQRKQDLEDSLQAHQYFADANEAESWMREKEPIATSSDYGKDEDSAEALLKKHEALVSDLEAFGNTIQALQEQARNCRQQETPVVDITGKECVVALYDYTEKSPREVSMKKGDVLTLLNSNNKDWWKVEVNDRQGFVPAAYIKKIEAGLSASQQNLVDNHSIAKRQNQINSQYDNLLALARERQNKLNETVKAYVLVREAADLANWIKDKENHAQIADVVGEDLEEVEVLQKKFDDFNDDLKANEVRLANMNEIAVQLTSLGQTEAALKIQSQMQDLNDKWTNLQQLTAEKASQLGSAHEVQRFHRDIDETKDWIAEKENALNNDDLGKDLRSVQTLQRKHEGVERDLAALRDKIRQLDETANRLMQSHPDTAEQTYAKQKEINEMWDQIITKATARKEKLLDSYDLQRFLSDYRDLLAWINSMMSLVTSDELANDVTGAEALIERHQARRAELESIIGHGNTPGTSLSDEEHRTEIDARAGTFAAFEQFGNELLQTNHYASPEIKEKIEDLAKTREELEKAWTARRLQLEQNLDLQLYMRDCELAESWMSAREAFLNADDVDNKGDNVEALIKKHEDFDKAINGHEEKIAALQVLADTLINQNHYASNLIDDKRKQVLERWRHLKEGLIEKRSRLGDEQTLQQFSRDADEIENWIAEKLQLATEESYKDPANIQSKHQKHQAFEAELAANADRIQSVLAMGENLIDKKQCSGSEDAVQKRLTQIADQWEYLTHKTTEKSLKLKEANKQRTYIAAVKDLDFWLGEVESLLTTEDSGKDLASVQNLMKKHQLVEADIVAHEDRIKDMNNQADSLVDSGQFDSAGIQEKRQSINERYERICNLAAHRQARLNEALTLHQFFRDIADEESWIKEKKLLVGSDDYGRDLTGVQNLKKKHKRLEAELASHEPAIQAVQEAGEKLMDVSNLGVPEIEQRLKALNQAWAELKNLAATRGQKLDESLIYQQFLAQVEEEEAWITEKQQLLSVDDYGDSMAAVQGLLKKHDAFETDFAAHKDRCSLICDQGTELVEAKNHHGDSIAQRCQQLRNKLDNLNALAARRKGALLDNSAYLQFMWKADVVESWIADKENYVRSDEYGRDLSTVQTLLTKQETFDAGLNAFEQEGIHNITALKDQLINANHAQSPAILKRHEDVISRWNKLREASETRKQRLLAMQDQFRQIEELYLTFAKKASAFNSWFENAEEDLTDPVRCNSIEEIRALRDAHAQFQASLSSAEADFKALAALDQKIKSFNVGPNPYTWFTMEALEETWRNLQKIIEERDGELAKEAKRQEENDKLRKEFAKHANLFHTWLTETRYYMLGYNREGTSMMEGSGSLEQQLEALRIKATEVRARRVDLKKIEELGALLEEHLILDNRYTEHSTVGLAQQWDQLDQLSMRMQHNLEQQIQARNHSGVSEDSLKEFSMMFKHFDKDKSGKLNHQEFKSCLRALGYDLPMVEEGQPDPEFEAILNVVDPNRDGHVSLQEYIAFMISKETENVQSYEEIENAFRAITASDRPYVTKEELYCNLTKDMADYCVQRMKPYVEPRSGQPIKDALDYIEFTRTLFQN; encoded by the exons ATGGAGAATTTCACTCCTAAGGAGGTGAAAATTCTCGAAACAGTCGAGGACATTCAAGAGCGTCGAGAGCAGGTGCTTTCACGGTATAATGAATTTAAGATCGAGACTCGCCAGAAGCGTGAGAAACTAGAAGATTCGCGACGTTTTCAGTATTTCAAGCGCGATGCGGATGAGTTAGAATCATGGATTCATGAAAAATTGCAGGCCGCAAGTGAGGAAAGCTATCGCGATCCCACAAACTTGCAagctaaaattcaaaaacatcAAGCTTTCGAAGCGGAGGTGTCAGCTCATAGTAATGCCATTGTCTCACTTGACAACACAGCTCAAGAGATGATTAATCAGCAGCACTTTGCTTCCGAGACGATTTTACGACGATTGGATGAGTTGCACCGTTTGTGGGAGTTGCTATTGAATCGCTTGGCCGAGAAGGGACAAAAATTGCAACAGGCTTTGGTTTTGGTGCAATTTTTACGCCAATGTGAGGAAGTAATGTTTTGGATCAAGGACAAAGAAGCTTTCGTTACTGCAGATGAATTTGGGCAAGATTTAGAGCATGTCGAAGTATTGCAGCGAAAGTTTGATGAATTCCAAAAAGATATGGCTTCGCAAGAATATCGTGTGAATGAAGTGAATCAATTGGCTGATAAGCTGGTTCAGGATGGCCATCCAGAACGCGAAACAATAACCAAACGCAAAGAGGAGTTAAATGAGGCATGGCAACGCCTTAAGCAATTGGCTATTGTACGCcaagaaaaattgtttggtGCTCATGAAATTCAACGATTCAATCGCGATGCTGATGAGACCGTTGCTTGGATTGCAGAAAAGGATGTTGTATTATCATCGGATGACTACGGCCGCGACCTGGCCAGTGTACAAACCTTGCAGCGGAAACATGAGGGCGTCGAACGAGACTTAGCCGCACTTGAAGATAAGGTATCCACTTTGGGAGCTGAGGCATTACGCCTGTGCTCGATTCATGCCGACCATAGCGATCAAATTCGTGACAAACAAGCAGAAATTGCTAACTATTGGCAAAGCCTAACAGCAAAGGCACGCGAGCGTAAACAGAAACTAGATGAATCGTACTTTTTGCATCGTTTTCTGGCTGACTTCCGTGACTTGGTATCATGGATAAACGGTATGAAAGCCATTATTTCCGCCGATGAATTGGCTAAGGATGTAGCTGGAGCCGAAGCTCTCTTGGAACGTCACCAGGAGCACAAAGGCGAAATTGATGCACGCGAGGATAGTTTTAAACTGACTACAGAATCCGGACGCAAACTATTGGAGCGTGAACATTACGCTGCAGCtgagattcaagaaaaattgGCTGCACTAGAAAATGACAAAAGTTCACTGTTATCTTTATGGGAAGATCGACGTATTCTGTACGAGCAATGTATGGATTTGCAGCTTTTCTATCGTGATACTGAACAAGCAGACACATGGATGGCTAAGCAAGAAGCTTTCCTTGCCAATGAAGATCTTGGCGATTCGTTAGACTCTGTTGAggctttgattaaaaaacacGAAGATTTTGAGAAAAGTCTCGCTGCACAAGAAGAGAAAATCAAAGCTCTTGATATATTCGCTACCAAGCTAATTGATGGACAACACTATGCTGCTGATGATGTGGCACAACGTCGTCAAATGCTGCTGGCGCGTCGGTCGGCACTGCAAGAGAAGTCTGCAAGACGCCGGCAGCTGTTGGAAGATTCCAATCGCTATCAACAGTTTGAACGCGATTGCGATGAAACCAAAGGTTGGATAAGTGAGAAATTGAAGTTCGCTACCGATGACAGTTATTTAGATCCAACCAATTTAAAcggcaaaatgcaaaaacaccAGAACTTCGAACATGAACTCAACGCTAACAAATCACGAATTGAAGATATTACAACAGTAGGCACTGAATTGATAGAAAAGAAGCATTACGCGTCTGACCAGATTAATACACGAATGCAGGAGATTGTTGTATTGTGGGAAACATTGGTTCAGGCTTCTGATAAAAAGGGATGCAAGCTACATGAAGCTTGTCAACAGCAACAATTCAATCGGACTATAGAAGATATTGAACTATGGCTAAGCGAAATCGAGGGTCAGCTGTTGTCCGAAGATCATGGCAAGGACTTGACGTCGGTacaaaatttgcagaaaaaacaCGCACTTCTCGAAGCGGATGTTATGGCTCATCAAGATCGCATTGAAAGCATCAAGGTGGCAGCTAATAAATTCATTGAATCGGGACATTTCGATGCAGATAATATTAGAAACAAAGAAGCCAATTTGTCAGAGCGTTATGCTGCCTTGGCTGCTCCGATGGCAGAGCGCAAGCAACATTTACTAGACTCATTACAGGTGCAGCAACTATTTAGAGACTTAGAAGATGAAGCTGCTTGGATTCGCGAGAAAGAACCAATTGCTGCTTCGACTAATCGTGGTAGGGACCTAATTGGTGTACAGAACCTTATCAAAAAACATCAAGCTGTTTTAGCTGAAATCAATAATCATGAACCCCGTTTGCTTAATGTTATTAGTTCAGGGGAGAATATGCTAAAAGAGCAACCATTTGCTAGTGAAGACATTCGTCAACGGTTGGATGCTTTGCAGGAACAATGGAACACCCTGAAGGAAAAATCAAATCAACGCAAGCAAGATCTTGAGGACTCATTACAAGCGCATCAATACTTTGCTGATGCTAACGAGGCTGAATCGTGGATGCGTGAGAAAGAACCAATAGCCACTAGCAGCGATTACGGGAAAGATGAGGACTCCGCCGAGGCATTACTGAAGAAGCACGAAGCGTTAGTCTCAGATTTAGAAGCATTTGGCAATACAATACAAGCATTGCAAGAACAAGCTAGAAATTGTCGGCAACAAGAAACTCCTGTTGTCGATATAACCGGAAAGGAATGTGTTGTTGCCCTTTACGATTATACTGAAAAATCACCACGTGAGGTGTCAATGAAGAAGGGTGATGTGCTAACTTTGCTCAACTCAAATAACAAAGACTGGTGGAAAGTTGAGGTTAATGATCGTCAGGGATTTGTACCAGCtgcttacataaaaaaaattgaggctGGTCTCAGTGCAAGTCAGCAGAATCTTGTAGATAATCACTCCATTGCTAAACGTCAAAATCAGATTAATTCCCAATACGATAATTTACTAGCATTGGCTCGCGAAcgtcaaaacaaattaaatgaaacggTCAAAGCATACGTTCTTGTTCGCGAAGCTGCGGATCTAGCAAACTGGATTAAAGACAAAGAAAATCACGCTCAAATCGCTGATGTTGTGGGTGAAGATCTCGAAGAAGTTGAAGTGCTACAAAAGAAGTTCGATGATTTCAACGATGACTTGAAGGCCAACGAGGTTCGCTTGGCAAACATGAATGAAATTGCCGTTCAACTGACTTCCCTCGGTCAAACAGAGGCTGCTTTGAAAATCCAGTCACAAATGCAAGACCTGAATGACAAATGGACCAATCTTCAACAATTGACTGCTGAGAAAGCGAGCCAACTTGGATCTGCTCATGAAGTTCAGCGCTTCCATCGGGACATTGACGAAACCAAGGATTGGATCGCCGAAAAAGAAAATGCCCTCAACAATGATGATTTGGGTAAGGATTTGCGCAGTGTTCAAACATTGCAGCGCAAGCACGAAGGCGTTGAACGCGATCTGGCAGCACTGCGTGACAAAATCCGGCAATTGGATGAAACTGCAAATCGCTTAATGCAGTCACATCCAGATACTGCTGAACAAACTTACGCCAAACAAAAGGAGATAAACGAAATGTGGGATCAAATCATTACAAAAGCAACTGCACGCAAAGAAAAGCTTTTGGACTCATATGATTTGCAACGTTTTCTCAGTGACTATAGGGACCTCCTTGCTTGGATTAACTCGATGATGAGCCTGGTAACGTCTGACGAACTCGCAAATGATGTTACGGGGGCCGAAGCGCTTATCGAACGTCACCAG GCTCGTCGCGCAGAACTCGAATCCATTATTGGACACGGTAACACTCCCGGCACATCTTTGTCTGATGAG gaGCACCGGACGGAAATTGATGCACGTGCTGGAACATTTGCCGCCTTCGAACAGTTCGGCAATGAACTGTTGCAAACTAATCACTATGCTTCACCCGAAATCAAGGAGAAGATCGAGGACCTGGCTAAGACCCGTGAAGAACTGGAGAAAGCATGGACTGCTCGGCGATTACAACTTGAGCAAAATTTGGATCTGCAATTGTATATGCGCGATTGTGAGCTTGCAGAGTCGTGGATGTCGGCACGGGAAGCATTCCTTAATGCCGATGATGTCGACAATAAGGGCGATAATGTTGAAGCTTTGATCAAAAAGCACGAAGATTTCGATAAGGCTATCAATGGGCACGAGGAGAAGATTGCTGCCCTTCAAGTGCTAGCTGATACGTTAATTAATCAAAATCACTACGCATCTAATCTGATTGACGACAAGAGAAAGCAAGTGTTGGAACGTTGGCGTCACTTGAAAGAGGGTTTGATTGAGAAACGTTCCCGATTGGGCGATGAGCAGACATTGCAGCAATTCTCTCGTGATGCTGATGAAATCGAGAACTGGATCGCTGAGAAATTGCAATTGGCTACCGAAGAGAGTTACAAAGATCCAGCCAATATTCAATCGAAACACCAAAAGCATCAGGCCTTTGAAGCTGAATTGGCAGCCAATGCAGATCGTATTCAGAGTGTTTTGGCAATGGGCGAAAACCTGATTGATAAGAAGCAATGCAGCGGCTCGGAAGATGCTGTTCAGAAGCGTCTAACCCAAATTGCTGATCAATGGGAATATCTCACACACAAGACAACTGAAAAAtctctgaaattaaaagaagCAAACAAACAGCGAACCTACATCGCTGCTGTCAAGGACTTGGACTTCTGGTTGGGCGAGGTCGAAAGCTTGCTCACCACTGAGGATTCTGGTAAGGATTTGGCATCAGTCCAAAACCTCATGAAGAAGCATCAGTTGGTGGAGGCGGATATCGTGGCACACGAAGACCGCATCAAGGACATGAACAACCAGGCCGATTCCTTGGTCGACAGCGGTCAATTTGACAGTGCTGGCATTCAAGAGAAACGGCAAAGTATTAATGAACGCTATGAACGCATCTGTAATTTGGCTGCACACCGTCAGGCTCGCTTGAACGAGGCATTGACTTTGCATCAATTCTTCCGCGATATCGCCGATGAGGAAAGTTggatcaaagaaaaaaaattgttggttgGCTCTGATGACTATGGTCGCGATTTGACCGGTGTACAAAATCTGAAAAAGAAACATAAACGCCTAGAAGCTGAATTGGCATCACACGAACCAGCAATTCAGGCTGTACAAGAAGCAGGTGAAAAATTAATGGATGTTTCCAATTTGGGTGTACCCGAAATTGAACAGCGACTTAAGGCCCTAAACCAGGCTTGGGCTGAACTCAAGAATTTGGCAGCTACACGCGGCCAGAAGTTGGATGAATCCCTGATATATCAACAATTTTTAGCccaagtagaagaagaagaagcgtgGATAACAGAGAAACAGCAATTACTCTCGGTTGATGACTATGGAGATTCAATGGCTGCTGTGCAAGGACTTTTGAAGAAGCATGACGCATTTGAAACGGACTTTGCAGCTCACAAGGATCGCTGCTCATTAATATGCGATCAAGGAACTGAATTAGTGGAAGCTAAAAATCACCACGGTGACTCTATTGCACAACGTTGTCAACAACTTCGCAATAAACTAGACAATTTGAATGCATTGGCGGCCCGTCGCAAAGGAGCACTTTTAGACAATTCTGCTTACCTGCAATTTATGTGGAAAGCTGATGTGGTCGAGAGCTGGATCGCCGATAAGGAGAACTACGTACGGTCTGATGAATACGGGCGCGATCTTTCAACTGTTCAAACTCTGTTAACAAAGCAAGAGACATTTGATGCTG gTCTCAATGCCTTTGAACAAGAAGGTATTCATAATATAACTGCTCTAAAGGACCAACTTATTAATGCGAATCACGCTCAATCACCGGCTATTTTGAAACGTCATGAAGATGTCATTTCTCGTTGGAATAAACTTCGGGAAGCCTCTGAGACACGCAAACAACGCTTGTTGGCCATGCAAGATCAGTTCCGCCAAATCGAGGAACTCTACTTGACATTTGCGAAGAAAGCTTCCGCCTTCAATTCTTGGTTCGAAAATGCCGAAGAGGACCTTACTGATCCTGTTCGCTGCAATTCGATCGAAGAAATACGTGCTCTGCGCGATGCGCATGCACAGTTCCAGGCTTCACTTTCGTCCGCCGAGGCAGACTTCAAGGCTCTGGCAGCGCTCGATCAGAAAATCAAGAGCTTCAATGTTGGGCCTAACCCATACACTTGGTTCACCATGGAAGCTCTTGAAGAAACCTGGCGCAACTTGCAAAAGATCATAGAGGAGCGAGATGGCGAATTGGCTAAAGAGGCCAAGCGTCAAGAAGAGAATGATAAACTGCGAAAGGAATTTGCAAAACATGCTAATCTTTTCCATACGTGGCTAACCGAAACAAG ataTTATATGCTGGGTTATAATAGAGAAGG AACTAGCATGATGGAAGGTTCCGGTTCATTGGAACAGCAACTGGAAGCTCTTCGCATCAAGGCCACCGAAGTACGCGCCCGTCGTGTTGACTTGAAGAAAATCGAAGAATTGGGAGCATTACTAGAGGAACATTTGATATTGGACAATCGTTACACAGAACATTCAACTGTTGGCCTGGCGCAGCAATGGGATCAGCTTGACCAACTATCAATGCGTATGCAACACAACTTAGAGCAACAAATACAGGCACGCAATCACTCTGGAGTATCGGAAGATTCACTAAAAGAATTCTCAATGATGTTCAAGCATTTTGACAAAGACAAGAGTGGTAAATTGAATCACCAAGAATTTAAATCATGCCTGCGAGCGCTCGGCTATGATCTCCCAATGGTAGAAGAAGGTCAGCCCGACCCAGAATTCGAGGCCATTCTCAATGTTGTGGACCCGAATCGTGATGGACATGTTTCATTGCAGGAGTACATAGCTTTTATGATTTCAAAGGAAACAGAGAATGTACAATCCTACGAAGAAATCGAGAATGCTTTCCGTGCTATCACTGCCTCCGACCGCCCCTACGTAACAAAGGAAGAGCTTTATTGC AACCTAACCAAGGACATGGCGGATTACTGTGTGCAGCGTATGAAGCCGTATGTGGAACCCCGTTCTGGCCAACCTATAAAGGATGCTCTCGACTATATCGAGTTTACGAGgacactttttcaaaattaa